A single genomic interval of Mycolicibacterium holsaticum DSM 44478 = JCM 12374 harbors:
- a CDS encoding enoyl-CoA hydratase, which translates to MSDLVLVHIEDRVAVVTVNDPDRRNAVTVDMSAQLRAAVDAAEADPDVHALVVTGAGKAFCAGADLSALGEATEDGLLKIYDGFLAIANCALPTIAAVNGAAVGAGLNLALAADVRIAGPAALFDSRFLKLGIHPGGGATWMLQRAVGPQVARAALLFGMRFDADAAVRHGLALTVAEDPVAAARELAANPAGAPRDVVLATKASMRATANPGVIDTDQHRIAVDTELGPQATSILSPEFAERLAAAKRK; encoded by the coding sequence GTGTCTGATCTTGTGTTGGTCCACATCGAGGACCGCGTCGCCGTCGTCACCGTCAACGATCCCGACCGCCGCAACGCGGTGACGGTCGACATGTCCGCGCAGCTTCGCGCCGCTGTCGACGCCGCCGAAGCCGACCCGGACGTGCACGCGCTCGTCGTCACCGGCGCCGGTAAGGCCTTCTGCGCGGGCGCCGATCTCAGCGCGCTCGGCGAGGCGACCGAGGACGGCCTGCTGAAGATCTACGACGGTTTCCTGGCCATCGCCAACTGTGCGCTACCGACCATCGCCGCGGTCAACGGCGCGGCCGTCGGGGCCGGCCTGAACCTGGCGCTGGCCGCCGACGTGCGGATCGCGGGCCCGGCAGCCCTGTTCGACTCGCGGTTCTTGAAGCTGGGCATCCATCCCGGCGGCGGCGCCACCTGGATGTTGCAGCGCGCGGTCGGTCCGCAGGTGGCGCGCGCGGCGTTGCTGTTCGGCATGCGTTTCGACGCCGACGCGGCCGTACGCCACGGCCTGGCACTCACCGTCGCCGAGGATCCGGTCGCGGCCGCCCGCGAACTGGCGGCGAACCCGGCCGGTGCACCGCGCGACGTCGTCCTCGCGACCAAGGCCTCCATGCGTGCCACGGCCAACCCCGGCGTCATCGACACCGATCAGCACCGCATCGCGGTCGACACCGAACTCGGGCCGCAGGCCACGTCGATCCTGTCCCCGGAATTCGCCGAACGGCTGGCCGCCGCCAAGCGCAAATAA
- a CDS encoding PE-PPE domain-containing protein encodes MGTRASKLALSVAAAGIATSVAGVAALQPAAITAPLVDLAALIVVGSSTNPSGAGVENFFQGKFNDPMYTGPNGDDIVYVNFWSGAEGIERALDANAGERNAIIASGWGAANASLLALSNRPDLSDTVLILDNDVARPDGGFGTRYPWFALIGVNPFPTPSKVPALRAVNIGYEYDYNSNAPAVLLNPLAAVNSLVGYLYRHRDQASLDLPVNPDGTPAVACNANTCAITVSGAVLDCPDARCSSPGDRITAYITTRNNTTYVTYAADELPLTRLIGDIFGRRIAAFTDPLLRLLVDAAYYGGNPIPSDPSAYRPATLFPSLMRVLDTIVRIPGAIAQGWHAATAPPKSAPKPAATQDTSTADAAGEQASEQDSAEKTSLMQSPVVERALSSLAQFRQSPEADAQADPAAQADAQDVDLSQAPTDEKRASRTNVVRTSVKAEPGGAGLTGGTEADTDSAAAEADSPAESVAESPQPTADDTDAAQTTGDEAGAEQDSAEPTSAAA; translated from the coding sequence ATGGGAACACGCGCGAGCAAGCTGGCGCTGAGCGTTGCGGCGGCAGGTATCGCGACCAGCGTCGCCGGGGTCGCCGCGCTGCAACCGGCCGCCATCACCGCGCCGCTTGTCGATCTGGCCGCGCTCATCGTCGTCGGCAGTTCCACCAACCCCAGCGGGGCAGGCGTCGAGAACTTCTTCCAGGGCAAGTTCAACGACCCGATGTACACCGGTCCCAACGGCGACGACATCGTCTACGTCAACTTCTGGTCCGGCGCCGAAGGCATCGAACGGGCCCTCGACGCCAACGCCGGTGAGCGCAACGCCATCATCGCGTCGGGCTGGGGCGCGGCCAACGCGAGCCTGCTGGCGTTGAGCAACCGCCCAGACCTCAGCGACACGGTGTTGATCCTCGACAACGATGTCGCTCGGCCCGACGGCGGCTTCGGCACCAGGTATCCGTGGTTCGCCCTGATCGGCGTCAACCCGTTTCCCACCCCCAGCAAGGTGCCCGCGCTGCGGGCGGTGAACATCGGCTACGAGTACGACTACAACTCCAACGCCCCCGCGGTTCTGCTCAACCCGCTGGCGGCCGTCAACTCGCTGGTCGGTTACCTGTACCGGCACCGGGACCAGGCCTCACTCGACCTGCCGGTCAACCCCGACGGCACGCCCGCGGTCGCATGCAACGCCAACACGTGCGCGATCACCGTCAGCGGCGCCGTTCTGGACTGTCCCGACGCCCGCTGCAGTTCTCCCGGCGATCGGATCACCGCGTACATCACCACCCGGAACAACACCACCTACGTCACCTACGCCGCCGACGAGCTTCCGCTGACCCGGCTCATCGGCGACATCTTCGGTCGGCGGATCGCGGCGTTCACCGACCCGCTGCTGCGCCTGCTCGTCGACGCCGCCTACTACGGCGGCAATCCGATTCCCAGCGATCCCAGCGCCTACCGCCCGGCGACCCTGTTCCCCTCGCTCATGCGGGTGTTGGACACCATCGTCCGCATCCCCGGCGCCATCGCACAGGGCTGGCATGCTGCGACGGCACCGCCGAAGTCGGCGCCGAAGCCCGCTGCCACGCAGGACACCTCCACCGCGGACGCCGCCGGTGAGCAAGCATCCGAGCAGGACAGCGCGGAGAAGACGTCGCTCATGCAATCTCCCGTCGTCGAACGCGCGCTGTCCTCGCTGGCGCAGTTCCGGCAGTCACCGGAGGCCGACGCGCAGGCCGACCCCGCTGCCCAGGCCGACGCACAGGATGTCGACCTGTCTCAGGCGCCGACCGACGAGAAGCGCGCATCGCGCACCAACGTCGTACGCACCAGCGTCAAAGCCGAACCTGGCGGCGCAGGCCTCACCGGCGGCACCGAGGCCGACACAGATTCGGCAGCAGCCGAGGCTGATTCGCCCGCCGAAAGCGTGGCTGAGTCGCCGCAGCCCACCGCCGACGACACCGACGCCGCCCAGACCACCGGCGACGAAGCCGGTGCCGAGCAGGACAGCGCCGAGCCGACCAGCGCCGCCGCCTGA
- a CDS encoding wax ester/triacylglycerol synthase family O-acyltransferase, with protein MTDLPDLDAAGLPEELSALDQILHRGEANPRTRSGIMTLELLDTTPDWGLFRDRFEHASRKVLRLRQKVVSPTLPTVAPRWVVDPDFNLDYHVRRLRVPEPGTLRQVLDLAEVAAQSPLDISRPLWTATLVEGLADGRAALMVHLSHAVTDGVGGVEMFANLYDLEREPPPQEVPPLPIPQDLSPNDLMRQGINRLPSTVLGRFRGVLAGAAHVVGEVVRDPVSRMGDVVEYAMSGARVVGPVAEPSPVLRRRSLSSRSESIDIEFGDIHRAAKAAGGSINDAYLAGLCGALRLYHHAKGVPIDALPMAVPVNLRSDADPAGGNRFAGVNLAAPIGLTDPQVRIKNIRSQMTTKREERAIDMVGAIAPVLGLLPDSVLESMAGSIVNSDVQASNVPVYAGDTFIAGAKILRQYGLGPLPGVAMMVVLISRSGYCTITTRYDRAAITEPDLWARCLLKGFDEVLALGGDGRAVPASFPHSAISSSPASPNGSTSQ; from the coding sequence ATGACGGATCTGCCGGACCTCGACGCGGCAGGACTTCCTGAGGAACTCAGTGCCCTCGACCAGATCCTGCACCGCGGGGAGGCCAACCCGCGCACCCGCTCGGGCATCATGACCCTGGAACTTCTCGACACCACCCCGGATTGGGGGCTGTTCCGCGACAGGTTCGAACACGCCTCCCGCAAGGTGTTGCGGCTGCGGCAGAAGGTGGTCTCGCCGACGTTGCCGACGGTCGCGCCGCGGTGGGTGGTCGATCCCGACTTCAACCTCGACTACCACGTCCGCCGGCTCCGCGTCCCCGAACCCGGAACGCTGCGCCAGGTCTTGGACCTCGCCGAGGTCGCCGCGCAATCGCCACTCGACATCTCCAGGCCGCTGTGGACGGCCACCCTCGTCGAGGGCCTCGCCGACGGCCGCGCCGCGCTGATGGTCCACCTCAGCCATGCCGTCACCGACGGCGTGGGCGGGGTGGAGATGTTCGCCAACCTCTATGACCTCGAGCGCGAACCGCCGCCGCAGGAGGTCCCGCCGCTGCCGATACCGCAGGACCTCTCACCCAACGACCTGATGCGCCAAGGGATTAACCGGCTGCCCAGCACGGTGCTCGGCAGGTTTCGCGGCGTGTTGGCCGGGGCGGCGCACGTCGTCGGCGAAGTGGTCCGCGACCCGGTCTCGCGGATGGGTGACGTCGTCGAATACGCGATGTCGGGTGCCCGTGTGGTGGGCCCCGTCGCCGAACCGTCGCCGGTGTTGCGCAGGCGCAGCCTGTCCTCGCGCAGCGAGTCGATCGACATCGAGTTCGGCGACATCCACCGCGCCGCCAAGGCGGCGGGCGGTTCGATCAACGACGCATACCTGGCTGGGCTCTGCGGAGCGCTGCGGCTCTACCATCACGCCAAGGGTGTGCCGATCGACGCGCTGCCGATGGCGGTGCCGGTGAACCTTCGCTCCGATGCCGACCCGGCCGGCGGAAACCGCTTCGCCGGTGTGAATCTCGCCGCGCCCATCGGCCTGACCGATCCGCAGGTGCGCATCAAGAACATCCGGTCGCAGATGACCACCAAGCGCGAGGAACGCGCCATCGACATGGTCGGAGCGATCGCTCCGGTGCTCGGCCTGCTGCCCGACAGCGTGCTCGAGTCGATGGCCGGGTCCATCGTCAATTCCGACGTGCAGGCCAGCAACGTGCCGGTGTATGCCGGCGACACCTTCATCGCGGGCGCGAAAATCCTGCGCCAGTACGGGCTTGGCCCGCTTCCCGGGGTGGCGATGATGGTCGTGCTGATTTCGCGCAGCGGCTACTGCACGATCACGACGCGGTACGACCGCGCCGCGATCACCGAACCGGACCTGTGGGCGCGCTGCCTGCTCAAGGGTTTTGACGAGGTACTCGCTCTCGGCGGTGACGGCCGGGCCGTGCCCGCCTCGTTCCCGCACTCCGCGATCTCATCCAGTCCGGCCTCACCCAATGGGAGTACGTCGCAATGA